One window of the Streptomyces asoensis genome contains the following:
- the cobI gene encoding precorrin-2 C(20)-methyltransferase — translation MSSKLVGVGVGPGDPELVTVKGVNALRAAEVVVVPVMDSGERGRAEATVLHYVPAEKIVRVVFALNERIDRARREAAWDAAGERVAALLRQHGVVAFATIGDPNVYSTFTYLAQTIVESVPGVVIETVPGITAMQDLAARSGAVLTEGTEPLTLVPVTAGSAVLKDALAGPGTVVAYKFGRQAAEVAEALRETGRIGDAVWGSALGLAEESIRPAGELDGEPLPYLSTLIAPARREGGRGGKL, via the coding sequence ATGAGCAGCAAGCTGGTCGGAGTCGGGGTGGGTCCCGGGGATCCGGAGCTGGTGACCGTCAAGGGTGTCAACGCGCTGCGGGCCGCCGAGGTCGTCGTCGTGCCCGTGATGGACAGCGGGGAGCGCGGGCGGGCCGAGGCCACCGTGCTGCACTACGTGCCGGCGGAGAAGATCGTCCGGGTCGTCTTCGCGCTCAACGAGCGGATCGACCGGGCGCGGCGGGAGGCCGCCTGGGACGCCGCCGGGGAGCGGGTCGCCGCGTTGCTGCGGCAGCACGGCGTCGTCGCCTTCGCGACCATCGGCGATCCCAACGTGTACTCCACCTTCACCTACCTCGCGCAGACCATCGTGGAGTCGGTGCCCGGCGTGGTGATCGAGACCGTCCCGGGGATCACCGCCATGCAGGATCTCGCGGCGCGGTCGGGTGCCGTGCTGACCGAGGGCACCGAGCCGTTGACGCTGGTGCCGGTGACCGCGGGTTCGGCCGTGCTGAAGGACGCGCTCGCCGGGCCGGGGACCGTCGTGGCCTACAAGTTCGGACGGCAGGCCGCCGAGGTCGCCGAGGCGCTGCGGGAGACCGGGCGGATCGGGGACGCCGTGTGGGGGTCGGCGCTCGGTCTTGCGGAGGAGTCCATCCGGCCCGCCGGGGAGCTGGACGGCGAGCCGCTGCCGTATCTCTCGACGCTCATCGCGCCCGCGCGGCGCGAGGGCGGCCGGGGCGGCAAGCTGTGA
- a CDS encoding ZIP family metal transporter — translation MAVFVALGAFLMTLAGGWTAQRVTDRRHLVLGLAGGLMLGVVGLDLLPEALEAAGTEVFGVPAALLLFVAGFLLAHLVERLLAVRQAAHGAEEHDGRAPEVGLTAAAAMVGHSAMDGVAIGAAFQVGGGMGTAVALAVIAHDFADGFNTYTITSLYGNARRKALFMLFADAAAPVVGAASTSFVTIPEQLLGSYLGFFGGALLYLAAAEILPEAHHEHPARSTVLCTIAGAAFIWLVVGLAS, via the coding sequence ATGGCGGTCTTCGTCGCGCTCGGCGCGTTCCTCATGACGCTGGCCGGCGGCTGGACGGCGCAGCGCGTGACCGACCGCCGCCACCTGGTGCTGGGCCTGGCCGGCGGCCTGATGCTGGGCGTCGTCGGCCTGGATCTGCTGCCGGAGGCCCTGGAGGCGGCCGGCACGGAGGTCTTCGGCGTCCCGGCCGCGCTGCTGCTCTTCGTGGCGGGCTTCCTGCTGGCCCATCTGGTGGAACGTCTGCTGGCGGTACGGCAGGCCGCGCACGGCGCCGAGGAGCACGACGGCAGGGCCCCCGAGGTCGGCCTGACGGCGGCCGCGGCCATGGTCGGCCACAGCGCCATGGACGGCGTGGCGATCGGCGCGGCCTTCCAGGTGGGCGGCGGCATGGGAACCGCAGTGGCCCTGGCGGTCATCGCCCACGACTTCGCGGACGGCTTCAACACGTACACGATCACGAGCCTGTACGGGAACGCCCGCCGCAAGGCCCTGTTCATGCTGTTCGCGGACGCGGCCGCCCCGGTCGTGGGCGCGGCCTCGACGTCCTTCGTCACCATCCCCGAGCAGCTGCTCGGCAGCTACCTGGGCTTCTTCGGCGGCGCGCTGCTGTATCTGGCGGCCGCCGAGATCCTCCCCGAGGCGCACCACGAACACCCCGCCCGCTCGACCGTGCTGTGCACGATCGCGGGTGCGGCCTTCATCTGGCTGGTGGTGGGCCTGGCGTCGTGA
- the cobM gene encoding precorrin-4 C(11)-methyltransferase — MADAPTGKVTFVGAGPGAADLLTFRAARAIADADVVIWAASLVQAEVLEHAREGAEILDSATMSLEDVVAVYERARREGLKVARIHSGDPALWGGTQEQLDRCEEIGVETEIVPGVSSFSAVAALARRELTIPEVAQSVVLTRLGGGKTPMPPGEEVREFAKHGTTMAIFLSAARSGQLVRELLEGGYPTATPVVIAYQATWPEELVVKCTIETLEETVKEHKLWKHTLFLVGPALDAHGTRSHLYHPGHFHGYRKADPEARRALRTRGAST, encoded by the coding sequence ATGGCCGATGCCCCCACCGGCAAGGTGACCTTCGTCGGTGCCGGCCCCGGCGCCGCCGACCTGCTGACGTTCCGTGCCGCGCGTGCCATCGCCGACGCCGACGTCGTGATCTGGGCCGCGAGCCTGGTCCAGGCGGAGGTCCTCGAGCACGCGCGCGAGGGCGCGGAGATCCTCGACTCGGCGACCATGTCCCTGGAGGACGTCGTCGCCGTGTACGAGCGGGCCCGCCGGGAGGGGCTGAAGGTCGCCCGCATCCACTCCGGCGACCCCGCCCTCTGGGGCGGTACGCAGGAGCAGCTCGACCGGTGCGAGGAGATCGGCGTCGAGACCGAGATCGTGCCCGGTGTGTCCTCCTTCTCGGCCGTCGCCGCGCTCGCCCGGCGCGAGCTGACGATCCCCGAGGTCGCGCAGTCGGTCGTCCTCACCCGGCTCGGCGGTGGCAAGACGCCGATGCCGCCCGGCGAGGAGGTGCGGGAGTTCGCCAAGCACGGCACGACCATGGCGATCTTCCTGTCCGCCGCGCGCAGCGGTCAGCTGGTGCGGGAGCTGCTGGAGGGCGGCTACCCGACCGCCACCCCGGTGGTCATCGCCTACCAGGCGACCTGGCCGGAGGAGCTGGTCGTGAAGTGCACGATCGAGACGCTGGAGGAGACCGTCAAGGAGCACAAGCTCTGGAAGCACACCCTCTTCCTGGTCGGCCCGGCCCTCGACGCGCACGGCACCCGCTCGCACCTGTACCACCCCGGTCACTTCCACGGCTATCGCAAGGCCGACCCGGAGGCCCGCCGGGCGCTGCGGACACGGGGTGCCAGTACGTGA
- the cbiE gene encoding precorrin-6y C5,15-methyltransferase (decarboxylating) subunit CbiE: protein MNRPITGRPITVVGTGTGTAPGEEVLAGAELVVGGRRHLDAAGLPATVERIVLGPLAPALDAMEEYVGKDRRVVVLASGDPGFFGIVRALAERFGAHRLDVRPGVSSVATAFARLGLTWDDAVVVSAHGRDPRTAVNVCRAHPKVAVLTGPGAGPAELGAALARSAPGRVLVVASALGDPSGEHVERVSPDEAAGRDWGTTVSVVLCLDEARTLGPVRTLAGPGVRPAGWALDEGDFAHRDSMITKFEVRALALARLGPRSGDLVWDVGSGSGSVAVECARLGAAVSAVEKAADGVARIRANAEAHGVDVHVVHGSAPDALAGLDDPDAVFVGGGGRELPAIVGGCARRARRTVVVAMAALDRVPAVRAALGDAGFDCDGVLLHSSRLAPLPGDVTRLAATNPVFLLWGVRNAVGAHPVHREGVAL, encoded by the coding sequence GTGAACCGACCGATCACCGGCCGACCGATCACCGTCGTCGGTACGGGCACGGGGACGGCGCCCGGCGAGGAGGTCCTCGCCGGCGCCGAGCTCGTCGTGGGCGGACGGCGTCATCTGGACGCCGCGGGGCTGCCCGCGACCGTCGAGCGGATCGTGCTCGGTCCGCTCGCGCCGGCCCTCGACGCCATGGAGGAGTACGTCGGCAAGGACCGGCGCGTGGTCGTGCTGGCCTCCGGCGACCCCGGGTTCTTCGGGATCGTACGGGCGCTGGCCGAACGGTTCGGGGCGCACCGGCTGGACGTCCGGCCCGGTGTCTCCTCCGTGGCCACCGCCTTCGCACGGCTCGGGCTGACCTGGGACGACGCCGTCGTCGTCAGCGCGCACGGGCGCGATCCACGGACGGCCGTCAACGTGTGCCGGGCGCACCCGAAGGTCGCCGTCCTGACCGGGCCGGGCGCCGGACCCGCCGAACTGGGCGCCGCGCTCGCGCGCAGCGCGCCCGGGCGGGTGCTCGTCGTGGCCTCCGCGCTGGGCGACCCGTCGGGCGAGCACGTGGAGCGCGTCTCCCCCGACGAGGCCGCCGGACGCGACTGGGGTACGACGGTGAGTGTCGTCCTGTGCCTGGACGAGGCACGGACGCTCGGTCCGGTACGGACGCTGGCCGGGCCCGGGGTCCGGCCCGCCGGGTGGGCGCTGGACGAGGGCGACTTCGCCCACCGCGACTCGATGATCACCAAGTTCGAGGTGCGGGCGCTGGCCCTGGCCCGGCTCGGGCCGCGCTCCGGCGACCTGGTCTGGGACGTGGGCTCCGGATCGGGGTCCGTGGCCGTGGAGTGCGCGCGGCTCGGCGCCGCCGTCAGCGCCGTCGAGAAGGCGGCGGACGGGGTCGCACGGATCCGCGCCAACGCCGAGGCGCACGGCGTCGACGTGCACGTGGTGCACGGCAGCGCGCCCGACGCGCTGGCCGGACTCGACGATCCCGACGCCGTGTTCGTCGGCGGGGGCGGGCGCGAACTGCCCGCCATCGTCGGCGGGTGCGCGCGGCGGGCCCGGCGGACCGTGGTCGTCGCGATGGCCGCGCTGGACCGGGTCCCGGCGGTACGCGCCGCGCTCGGCGACGCCGGGTTCGACTGCGACGGTGTGCTGCTGCACTCCTCACGGCTCGCGCCGCTGCCGGGTGACGTGACCCGGCTGGCCGCGACCAATCCCGTTTTCCTGCTGTGGGGTGTCAGAAACGCCGTCGGCGCGCACCCTGTTCATCGAGAAGGAGTAGCCCTGTGA
- the cobJ gene encoding precorrin-3B C(17)-methyltransferase — MIGLISATAAGAAARDRLAAAWPDRTRVYDGPVGDAVRRAFAECEQLVCFLATGAVVRLVAPLLSDKTSDPGVVCVDEAGRFAVPVVGGHAGGANELALAVGELLGAQPVVTTATDAVGIPGLDTLGLPVEGDVAGVTRALLDGEPVALAAEVAWPLPPVPFAERGSYTVRLTDRAVAPASGEVLLRPPSLVVGVGASRGAPVDEVLDLVEGVLREAGLSVRSLAELATVDAKADEPGIVEAARRLGVPVVTYSAEELAGVEVPNPSDAPLAAVGTPSVAEAAALIGGGELLVPKRKSERADGRPAMATCAVVRRPARGRLAVVGLGPGARDLLTPRAKAELRRASVLVGLDQYVDQIRDLLRPGTRILESGLGAEEERARTAVEEARRGQSVALIGSGDAGVYAMASPALAEASDDIDVVGVPGVTAALAAGAILGAPLGHDHVSISLSDLHTPWEVIERRVRAAAEADIVVTFYNPRSRGRDWQLPKALSILAEHREPTTPVGVVRNASRPDGTARLTTLTELDPAWVDMMTVVTVGNTATRNIAGRMVTPRGYRWQENSPESSREGSQEGAL; from the coding sequence GTGATCGGCCTCATTTCCGCCACCGCGGCGGGGGCGGCGGCGCGCGACCGGCTGGCCGCGGCCTGGCCGGACCGCACGCGCGTGTACGACGGCCCGGTCGGGGACGCCGTCCGGCGGGCGTTCGCCGAGTGCGAGCAGCTCGTGTGCTTCCTGGCGACCGGGGCGGTCGTCCGGCTGGTCGCGCCCCTGCTGTCCGACAAGACGTCCGACCCGGGTGTGGTGTGTGTCGACGAGGCCGGGCGGTTCGCCGTCCCGGTGGTCGGCGGGCACGCCGGCGGCGCCAACGAACTCGCGCTGGCCGTCGGTGAGTTGCTGGGTGCGCAGCCGGTGGTGACCACGGCCACGGACGCCGTCGGCATCCCCGGTCTCGACACGCTCGGCCTTCCCGTGGAGGGCGATGTGGCCGGCGTGACGCGGGCCCTGCTGGACGGCGAGCCGGTCGCGCTGGCCGCCGAGGTGGCGTGGCCGCTGCCGCCGGTGCCGTTCGCGGAGCGGGGGTCGTACACCGTGCGGCTGACGGATCGTGCGGTCGCGCCCGCGTCCGGGGAGGTGCTGCTGCGTCCGCCGTCGCTCGTCGTCGGTGTCGGCGCGTCCAGGGGCGCCCCGGTCGACGAGGTGCTCGACCTGGTCGAGGGCGTGCTGCGGGAGGCGGGACTGTCCGTCCGGAGTCTCGCCGAGCTCGCCACCGTCGACGCCAAGGCGGACGAGCCGGGCATCGTCGAGGCCGCCCGGCGGCTCGGCGTGCCCGTGGTGACGTACTCCGCCGAGGAGCTGGCGGGCGTCGAGGTGCCGAACCCGTCCGACGCGCCGCTCGCCGCCGTCGGCACACCGTCCGTGGCGGAGGCGGCGGCGCTGATCGGCGGGGGCGAACTCCTGGTCCCCAAGCGGAAGTCGGAGCGCGCGGACGGGCGGCCCGCGATGGCCACCTGTGCCGTCGTACGGCGCCCCGCGCGCGGGCGGCTCGCGGTCGTCGGGCTCGGGCCCGGCGCCCGGGACCTGCTGACGCCGCGCGCGAAGGCGGAGCTGCGGCGCGCCTCGGTGCTCGTCGGCCTCGACCAGTACGTCGACCAGATCCGCGACCTGCTGCGGCCCGGCACCCGGATCCTGGAGTCGGGGCTCGGCGCCGAGGAGGAGCGGGCCCGGACCGCCGTCGAGGAGGCCCGGCGCGGGCAGAGCGTCGCGCTGATCGGCAGCGGGGACGCGGGCGTGTACGCGATGGCCTCCCCCGCCCTCGCCGAGGCGTCCGACGACATCGACGTGGTCGGGGTGCCGGGGGTGACCGCCGCGCTCGCGGCCGGTGCGATCCTCGGCGCGCCGCTGGGCCACGACCATGTGTCGATCAGCCTGTCCGATCTGCACACGCCGTGGGAGGTCATCGAGCGGCGGGTGCGGGCGGCGGCCGAGGCGGACATCGTCGTCACCTTCTACAACCCCCGTTCCCGGGGCCGCGACTGGCAGCTCCCCAAGGCGCTCTCGATCCTCGCCGAACACCGGGAGCCGACGACACCGGTGGGTGTCGTGCGCAACGCCTCGCGCCCGGACGGCACCGCGCGGCTGACGACGCTCACGGAACTCGACCCGGCCTGGGTCGACATGATGACGGTCGTGACCGTGGGCAACACGGCGACCCGGAACATCGCGGGGCGCATGGTGACGCCCCGCGGCTACCGCTGGCAGGAGAACTCCCCGGAGAGCTCCCGGGAAGGCTCCCAGGAGGGCGCCCTGTGA
- a CDS encoding precorrin-8X methylmutase: MNRVVHPIEQESFRRLRARLDTSHFAPLSRAVVERVIHSAADLEYGHDLVLDEGELTKAHTALHAGAPVVVDVEMVAAGITRRETVCRLKDARSGPGLTRSAHAIRLAYEEVGPGALWVIGCAPTALEELLTLDASPALVIGLPVGFVGAAESKAALRESGLPAVSNVSEKGGSAVAAAALNALLYTPLSPSEEKQ, translated from the coding sequence GTGAACCGTGTGGTCCATCCCATCGAGCAGGAGTCCTTCCGGCGGCTGCGTGCCCGCCTGGACACCTCGCACTTCGCGCCGCTGAGCCGGGCGGTGGTGGAACGGGTCATCCACTCCGCCGCCGATCTGGAGTACGGACACGATCTCGTGCTGGACGAGGGCGAGTTGACGAAGGCGCACACCGCGCTGCACGCCGGGGCGCCGGTCGTCGTCGACGTGGAGATGGTGGCCGCGGGGATCACCCGGCGGGAGACCGTCTGCCGTCTCAAGGACGCCAGGTCCGGCCCCGGTCTCACCCGGTCCGCCCACGCGATCCGGCTGGCGTACGAGGAGGTCGGGCCCGGCGCCCTCTGGGTGATCGGCTGCGCGCCGACCGCCCTGGAGGAGCTGCTGACGCTGGACGCCTCCCCCGCGCTGGTCATCGGCCTGCCCGTCGGCTTCGTCGGGGCGGCCGAGTCGAAGGCCGCGTTGCGCGAGAGCGGGCTGCCCGCCGTGAGCAACGTGTCCGAGAAGGGCGGGTCGGCGGTCGCCGCCGCCGCGCTCAACGCCCTGCTGTACACCCCCCTTTCGCCCTCCGAGGAGAAACAGTGA
- a CDS encoding sirohydrochlorin chelatase — protein MITPPPALLIAGHGTRDEAGAEAFRDFVRELGRRHPELPVAGGFIELSPPPLGDAVTELVERGVRRFAAVPLMLVSAGHAKGDIPAALSREKERHPGISYTYGRPLGPHPALLKVLERRLDEALGTVGRTPEDLADVTVLLVGRGSTDPDANAEVYKAARLLWEGRGYAGVETAFVSLAAPDVPSGLDRCVRLGAKRIVVLPYFLFTGILPERVRHQTEGWAAAHPEVEVRSADVIGPEPELLDLVMERYEEAVKGDLRMNCDSCVYRIALPGFEDKVGAPQQPHFHPDDEGHHHDGHHHHGHAHSHAH, from the coding sequence GTGATCACCCCGCCGCCCGCCCTGCTCATCGCCGGCCATGGCACCCGGGACGAGGCCGGAGCCGAGGCGTTCCGTGACTTCGTACGGGAGTTGGGCCGCCGCCACCCCGAACTGCCCGTCGCGGGTGGCTTCATCGAGCTGTCCCCGCCGCCGCTGGGCGACGCGGTGACGGAACTGGTGGAACGTGGCGTACGGCGGTTCGCCGCCGTACCGCTGATGCTGGTCTCCGCCGGGCACGCCAAGGGCGACATCCCCGCGGCGCTGTCCCGCGAGAAGGAGCGGCACCCGGGGATCTCCTACACGTACGGGCGTCCGCTGGGCCCGCACCCGGCGCTGCTGAAGGTGCTGGAGCGGCGGCTGGACGAGGCGCTGGGCACCGTGGGACGCACCCCCGAGGATCTGGCCGACGTGACCGTGCTGCTGGTCGGGCGCGGGTCGACGGACCCGGACGCCAACGCCGAGGTGTACAAGGCGGCGCGGCTGCTGTGGGAGGGACGCGGATACGCCGGCGTGGAGACCGCGTTCGTGTCGCTGGCCGCGCCGGACGTGCCGAGCGGGCTCGACCGGTGCGTGAGGCTGGGGGCGAAGCGGATCGTCGTGCTCCCTTACTTCCTGTTCACCGGGATCCTGCCCGAGCGGGTACGGCACCAGACCGAGGGCTGGGCGGCCGCGCATCCGGAGGTCGAGGTGCGCTCGGCCGACGTCATCGGTCCCGAGCCGGAGCTGCTCGACCTGGTGATGGAGCGGTACGAGGAGGCCGTCAAGGGCGACCTGCGGATGAACTGCGACTCGTGCGTGTACCGGATCGCGCTGCCGGGCTTCGAGGACAAGGTGGGGGCGCCGCAGCAGCCGCACTTCCACCCGGACGACGAGGGCCACCACCACGACGGCCACCACCATCACGGCCACGCGCACTCCCATGCGCACTGA
- the cobC gene encoding Rv2231c family pyridoxal phosphate-dependent protein CobC: MRTEGPADGPAEEHADGHDLRHHGDAEVRDDGSALVDLAVNVRADTPPRWLRERVAASLGGLAAYPDGRAARAAVAARHGLPVERVLLTAGAAEAFVLLARALKVRRPVVVHPQFTEPEAALRDAGHSVDRVVLRAEDGFRLDPAAVPETADLVVIGNPTNPTSVLHPAETIRRLARPGRTLVVDEAFMDAVPGEREALAGHTDVPGLVVLRSLTKTWGLAGLRIGYVLAAPETVADLERAQPLWPVSTPALVAAEACMGAQALAEAAHAAHRVAADRAHLVAGLEEFAVDGVRVVGPAEGPFVLVRLPGADAVRRQLRSLGFAVRRGDTFPGLDEEWLRLAVRDRVTVNRFLQALDQALALTRG, from the coding sequence ATGCGCACTGAGGGACCCGCCGACGGGCCCGCCGAAGAACACGCCGACGGCCACGACCTGCGCCACCACGGGGACGCCGAGGTGCGCGACGACGGCTCGGCGCTCGTCGACCTCGCGGTGAACGTCCGCGCGGACACCCCTCCGCGCTGGCTGCGGGAGCGCGTCGCCGCGTCCCTGGGCGGCCTGGCGGCCTACCCGGACGGGCGGGCCGCGCGGGCGGCGGTCGCGGCGCGGCACGGGCTGCCCGTCGAGCGGGTGCTGCTGACGGCGGGTGCGGCGGAGGCGTTCGTCCTGCTGGCGCGCGCCCTGAAGGTCCGGCGGCCCGTCGTCGTGCACCCGCAGTTCACGGAGCCGGAGGCGGCGCTGCGGGACGCCGGGCACAGCGTGGACCGGGTGGTACTGCGCGCCGAGGACGGCTTCCGGCTGGATCCGGCGGCCGTTCCGGAGACGGCCGACCTGGTGGTCATCGGCAATCCGACGAACCCCACGTCGGTGTTGCACCCGGCGGAGACGATCCGGCGGCTGGCCCGGCCCGGACGGACGCTGGTGGTCGACGAGGCGTTCATGGACGCGGTGCCGGGCGAGCGGGAGGCCCTCGCCGGACACACGGACGTGCCCGGCCTGGTGGTGCTGCGCAGTCTGACCAAGACCTGGGGGCTGGCCGGGCTGCGGATCGGCTACGTGCTCGCCGCCCCGGAGACCGTCGCCGACCTGGAGCGGGCACAGCCGCTGTGGCCGGTGTCCACGCCGGCGCTGGTGGCGGCGGAGGCGTGCATGGGGGCACAGGCACTGGCGGAGGCCGCCCACGCCGCCCACCGCGTCGCCGCGGACCGTGCGCATCTCGTGGCCGGTCTCGAGGAGTTCGCCGTCGACGGGGTGCGGGTCGTGGGGCCCGCGGAGGGGCCGTTCGTCCTGGTGCGGCTGCCCGGGGCCGACGCCGTCCGCCGGCAGCTGCGCAGCCTGGGCTTCGCGGTCCGGCGCGGTGACACCTTCCCGGGGCTGGACGAGGAGTGGCTGCGGCTGGCGGTCCGGGACCGGGTGACGGTGAACCGTTTCCTCCAGGCGCTGGACCAGGCGTTGGCCCTGACTCGGGGATGA
- a CDS encoding amidohydrolase family protein, whose amino-acid sequence MSDRAVLHVKGRILTGSDEVRDGLWVVDGRISYDRPVGARDVRTVEGWALPGLVDAHCHVGLGAHGPVDPDVAEKQALTDREVGTLLIRDAGSPSDTRWIDDREDLPKIIRAGRHIARTRRYIRGYAHEVEPDDLVVYVAREARRGDGWVKLVGDWIDREVGDLAPSWPREAAEAAIAEAHRLGARVTAHCFAENSLRDLVESGIDCVEHATGLTDELIPLFVSRGVAIVPTLVNIATFPGLAAGGESRFPRWSAHMRRLHERRYDTVRSAYDAGIPVFVGTDAGGTLPHGLVAAEVAELVTAGIPPLAALSATTWGAREWLGRPGLVEGAPADLVVYETDPRADVRVLAAPRRVVLNGTVVS is encoded by the coding sequence ATGAGCGATCGCGCGGTGCTGCACGTGAAGGGCCGGATCCTGACCGGATCCGACGAAGTCCGCGACGGGCTGTGGGTCGTCGACGGCCGGATCTCCTACGACCGTCCCGTCGGCGCCCGCGACGTGCGGACCGTCGAGGGCTGGGCGCTGCCCGGCCTGGTCGACGCCCACTGCCATGTCGGCCTGGGCGCGCACGGCCCGGTCGACCCGGACGTCGCCGAGAAGCAGGCGCTGACCGACCGCGAGGTGGGCACCCTGCTGATCCGCGACGCCGGCTCGCCCTCGGACACCCGCTGGATCGACGACCGCGAGGACCTCCCGAAGATCATCCGCGCGGGCCGGCACATCGCCCGCACCCGCCGCTACATCCGCGGCTACGCGCACGAGGTCGAGCCCGACGACCTGGTCGTGTACGTCGCGCGGGAGGCCCGGCGCGGCGACGGCTGGGTCAAGCTGGTCGGCGACTGGATCGACCGCGAGGTGGGCGATCTGGCCCCCAGCTGGCCACGGGAGGCGGCCGAGGCGGCCATCGCGGAGGCCCACCGCCTGGGCGCGCGGGTCACGGCGCACTGCTTCGCCGAGAACTCGCTCCGCGACCTCGTCGAGTCGGGCATCGACTGCGTCGAGCACGCGACGGGCCTGACGGACGAGCTGATCCCGCTGTTCGTGTCACGAGGCGTGGCGATCGTGCCGACCCTCGTCAACATCGCCACCTTCCCGGGTCTCGCGGCCGGCGGCGAGTCCCGGTTCCCGCGCTGGTCGGCCCATATGCGCCGGCTCCACGAACGCCGTTACGACACGGTCCGCTCCGCCTACGACGCCGGTATCCCGGTCTTCGTCGGCACGGACGCCGGCGGCACGCTGCCGCACGGTCTGGTGGCCGCGGAGGTCGCTGAACTGGTGACGGCGGGCATCCCGCCGCTGGCGGCGCTCTCGGCGACGACCTGGGGCGCGCGCGAGTGGCTCGGGCGCCCCGGTCTGGTCGAGGGTGCTCCGGCGGACCTGGTGGTCTACGAGACGGACCCGCGCGCCGACGTGCGGGTGCTGGCGGCACCGCGCCGGGTGGTACTGAACGGCACGGTGGTGAGCTGA
- a CDS encoding amino acid ABC transporter ATP-binding protein, with amino-acid sequence MSRPEIEVRDLHKSFGTNEVLRGIDLEIGQGEVVCVIGPSGSGKSTLLRCVNLLEEPTKGQVFVGGTELTDPDVDIDAVRRRIGMVFQQFNLFPHLSVTENLTLPQRRVLRRGKAEAGRVAAENLERVGLSEKAAAYPASLSGGQQQRVAIARALAMGPEVMLFDEPTSALDPELVGDVLAVMRMLADEGMTMMVVTHEMTFAREVADRVVFMDGGVIVEDGTPAEVIGNPSHERTRHFLSRLLDPAMAELAEDGEGASDQVGGQVGDRKGEPGQ; translated from the coding sequence ATGAGCCGACCGGAGATCGAAGTCCGCGACCTGCACAAGTCGTTCGGAACCAACGAGGTGCTGCGCGGCATCGACCTGGAGATCGGCCAGGGCGAGGTCGTCTGTGTGATCGGCCCGTCCGGCTCCGGCAAGTCGACGCTGCTGCGCTGTGTGAACCTGCTGGAGGAGCCCACCAAGGGCCAGGTCTTCGTCGGCGGCACCGAACTCACCGACCCCGACGTCGACATCGACGCCGTCCGCCGCCGTATCGGGATGGTCTTCCAGCAGTTCAACCTCTTCCCGCACCTGTCGGTGACCGAGAACCTCACGCTGCCGCAGCGCCGGGTGCTCAGGCGCGGCAAGGCGGAGGCGGGGAGGGTGGCCGCCGAGAACCTGGAGCGGGTGGGGCTGTCGGAGAAGGCGGCCGCCTACCCCGCCTCCCTCTCCGGCGGCCAGCAGCAGCGCGTCGCGATTGCCCGCGCGCTGGCCATGGGCCCCGAGGTGATGCTGTTCGACGAGCCGACGTCGGCGCTCGACCCGGAGCTGGTCGGCGATGTCCTCGCGGTCATGCGGATGCTCGCCGACGAGGGCATGACGATGATGGTCGTCACCCACGAGATGACCTTCGCCCGCGAGGTCGCCGACCGGGTCGTCTTCATGGACGGCGGTGTGATCGTGGAGGACGGCACCCCGGCCGAGGTGATCGGGAACCCGAGCCACGAGCGCACCCGTCACTTCCTCTCCCGCCTCCTCGACCCGGCGATGGCCGAGTTGGCCGAAGACGGGGAGGGCGCCTCCGACCAGGTGGGTGGCCAGGTGGGGGACCGGAAGGGCGAGCCGGGGCAGTAG
- a CDS encoding amino acid ABC transporter permease, with product MADSDVRLQPKKKGLTRRQKRSLSRGAQYVVFGAAVIVFAVTADWGRLKNQFAQWDIAKEMFPDVITLALKNTVLYTASGFVLGLVLGLVIALMRLSSVGPYRWVAGVYIEIFRGLPALLIFVFIGVAVPLAFPGTEIVGGTYGKAALGLGLIGAAYMAETFRAGIQAVPKGQLEAARSLGFSPARAMVSVIIPQAFRIILPPLTNELIMLFKDSSLVLLLGVTLEERELSKYGRDLASTTANSTPILVAGLCYLLVTIPLGFVVRRMEAKAQEAVK from the coding sequence ATGGCCGACAGCGACGTACGACTCCAACCGAAGAAGAAGGGCCTGACCCGGCGGCAGAAGCGCAGCCTCTCGCGCGGCGCGCAGTACGTCGTCTTCGGCGCCGCCGTGATCGTCTTCGCGGTCACGGCGGACTGGGGCAGGCTGAAGAACCAGTTCGCCCAGTGGGACATCGCGAAGGAGATGTTCCCGGACGTCATCACGCTGGCGTTGAAGAACACCGTGCTGTACACGGCGTCCGGCTTCGTCCTCGGCCTGGTGCTCGGTCTGGTCATCGCCCTGATGCGGCTGTCCTCCGTGGGCCCGTACCGCTGGGTGGCCGGTGTCTACATCGAGATCTTCCGCGGTCTGCCCGCCCTGCTGATCTTCGTCTTCATCGGCGTGGCCGTGCCGCTGGCCTTCCCCGGCACGGAGATCGTCGGCGGCACCTACGGCAAGGCGGCCCTCGGGCTCGGCCTGATCGGGGCCGCGTACATGGCGGAGACGTTCCGCGCGGGCATCCAGGCCGTCCCCAAGGGACAGCTGGAGGCGGCCCGGTCGCTGGGCTTCTCGCCCGCCCGCGCGATGGTCTCGGTCATCATCCCGCAGGCGTTCCGGATCATCCTCCCGCCGCTCACCAACGAGCTGATCATGCTCTTCAAGGACTCCTCCCTGGTCCTGCTCCTCGGGGTGACGCTGGAGGAGCGCGAACTGTCCAAGTACGGCCGTGACCTGGCCAGCACGACCGCCAACTCCACGCCGATCCTGGTCGCCGGCCTGTGCTACCTGCTGGTGACCATCCCGCTCGGCTTCGTCGTGCGGCGCATGGAGGCCAAGGCCCAGGAGGCCGTGAAATGA